Proteins found in one Miscanthus floridulus cultivar M001 chromosome 4, ASM1932011v1, whole genome shotgun sequence genomic segment:
- the LOC136550220 gene encoding polyadenylate-binding protein RBP45-like isoform X1 — translation MQPLHQPPMNGQHGPPPTQGSGAPTPPQQQAPPPPYYQQQQPPPPQYYQQGPTQPWGQQQQYAPPPQQYPPQTQQYAPPPQQYAPPPQQQYAPPPQQYAPPPPQYAQPPQYAQPPQYGTTPGSGEVRTLWIGDLQYWMDENYLHYTAFAPVGQQIASVKIIRNKQTGHSEGYGFIEFYSQAAAEHTLMNFNGQMMPNVEMAYKLNWASASAGDKRGDSGSDHTIFVGDLAPDVTDSMLEDMFRANYPSVRGAKVVVDRITGRPKGYGFVRFGDLNEQARAMTEMNGMNLSTRQMRIGAAANKKNTDAQQTYATNGAYQSSQGNSSENDPNNTTVFVGGLDSNVNEEYLRQIFTPYGEISYVKIPVGKHCGFVQFTSRSCAEEAIQMLNGSQIGGQKVRLSWGRSPQNRQVILHQASQQDANSQYNGNSYYGYQQQGYEGYGYAAPNTQDPSMQNYYGYPGYGNYEQQQQQPPPAQEQQQQPPPPQQ, via the exons ATGCAACCGCTGCACCAGCCGCCGATGAACGGGCAACACGGTCCGCCTCCGACACAGGGATCCGGGGCGCCCACGCCTCCGCAGCAGCAGGCGCCCCCGCCGCCGTactaccagcagcagcagccgccgccgccgcagtacTACCAGCAGGGCCCCACGCAGCCGTgggggcagcagcagcagtacgCTCCACCGCCGCAGCAGTACCCGCCTCAGACGCAGCAGTACGCTCCACCACCGCAGCAGTACGCTCCTCCGCCGCAGCAGCAGTACGCTCCGCCGCCGCAGCAGTacgctcctccgccaccgcagTACGCGCAGCCGCCGCAGTACGCGCAGCCACCGCAGTATGGGACCACGCCGGGAAGCGGTGAGGTCAGGACGCTGTGGATCGGAGATCTTCAGTACTGGATGGATGAGAACTACCTCCACTATACTGCCTTCGCGCCCGTGGGCCAACAG ATTGCCTCTGTAAAGATTATAAGGAACAAGCAGACTGGGCATTCAGAAGGTTATGGTTTTATTGAGTTTTACTCTCAAGCCGCTGCAGAACATACTCTGATGAACTTCAATGGGCAGATGATGCCGAATGTTGAGATGGCTTATAAGCTGAACTGGGCTTCTGCTAGCGCTGGGGATAAGCGTGGAGATAGTGGTTCTGATCACACAATATTTGTTGGTGATTTGGCTCCTGATGTTACTGACTCCATGTTGGAAGATATGTTCAGAGCTAACTACCCTTCAGTTAGAGGAGCTAAAGTTGTTGTTGATAGGATCACTGGACGGCCCAAAGGATATGGTTTCGTGCGTTTTGGAGATCTGAATGAGCAGGCACGTGCTATGACCGAGATGAATGGAATGAATTTATCTACAAGGCAAATGAGGATTGGTGCTGCAGCTAACAAGAAGAATACGGATGCTCAGCAGACATATGCAACTAATG GAGCATACCAGAGCTCTCAAGGAAATTCTTCAGAGAATGATCCAAACAATACAACA GTCTTTGTGGGTGGGTTAGATTCCAATGTAAATGAAGAGTATCTAAGGCAAATTTTTACTCCGTACGGAGAAATTTCCTATGTGAAGATTCCTGTAGGCAAGCATTGTGGATTTGTTCAATTTACCAGCAG GTCATGTGCTGAGGAAGCCATCCAAATGCTGAATGGGAGTCAGATTGGTGGGCAGAAAGTTCGGCTTTCATGGGGCCGTAGTCCTCAAAACAGACAG GTGATTCTCCATCAGGCTTCTCAGCAAGATGCCAACAGCCAGTATAATGGGAACAGCTATTATGGATACCAACAGCAGGGTTATGAAGGTTATGGCTATGCTGCACCCAATACACAAGACCCAAGCATGCAGAACTACTATGGATACCCTGGTTATGGTAActatgagcagcagcagcagcagcctccaccagcacaggagcagcagcagcagcctccacctcCACAGCAG TGA
- the LOC136550220 gene encoding polyadenylate-binding protein RBP45-like isoform X2 — protein sequence MQPLHQPPMNGQHGPPPTQGSGAPTPPQQQAPPPPYYQQQQPPPPQYYQQGPTQPWGQQQQYAPPPQQYPPQTQQYAPPPQQYAPPPQQQYAPPPQQYAPPPPQYAQPPQYAQPPQYGTTPGSGEVRTLWIGDLQYWMDENYLHYTAFAPVGQQIASVKIIRNKQTGHSEGYGFIEFYSQAAAEHTLMNFNGQMMPNVEMAYKLNWASASAGDKRGDSGSDHTIFVGDLAPDVTDSMLEDMFRANYPSVRGAKVVVDRITGRPKGYGFVRFGDLNEQARAMTEMNGMNLSTRQMRIGAAANKKNTDAQQTYATNGAYQSSQGNSSENDPNNTTVFVGGLDSNVNEEYLRQIFTPYGEISYVKIPVGKHCGFVQFTSRSCAEEAIQMLNGSQIGGQKVRLSWGRSPQNRQASQQDANSQYNGNSYYGYQQQGYEGYGYAAPNTQDPSMQNYYGYPGYGNYEQQQQQPPPAQEQQQQPPPPQQ from the exons ATGCAACCGCTGCACCAGCCGCCGATGAACGGGCAACACGGTCCGCCTCCGACACAGGGATCCGGGGCGCCCACGCCTCCGCAGCAGCAGGCGCCCCCGCCGCCGTactaccagcagcagcagccgccgccgccgcagtacTACCAGCAGGGCCCCACGCAGCCGTgggggcagcagcagcagtacgCTCCACCGCCGCAGCAGTACCCGCCTCAGACGCAGCAGTACGCTCCACCACCGCAGCAGTACGCTCCTCCGCCGCAGCAGCAGTACGCTCCGCCGCCGCAGCAGTacgctcctccgccaccgcagTACGCGCAGCCGCCGCAGTACGCGCAGCCACCGCAGTATGGGACCACGCCGGGAAGCGGTGAGGTCAGGACGCTGTGGATCGGAGATCTTCAGTACTGGATGGATGAGAACTACCTCCACTATACTGCCTTCGCGCCCGTGGGCCAACAG ATTGCCTCTGTAAAGATTATAAGGAACAAGCAGACTGGGCATTCAGAAGGTTATGGTTTTATTGAGTTTTACTCTCAAGCCGCTGCAGAACATACTCTGATGAACTTCAATGGGCAGATGATGCCGAATGTTGAGATGGCTTATAAGCTGAACTGGGCTTCTGCTAGCGCTGGGGATAAGCGTGGAGATAGTGGTTCTGATCACACAATATTTGTTGGTGATTTGGCTCCTGATGTTACTGACTCCATGTTGGAAGATATGTTCAGAGCTAACTACCCTTCAGTTAGAGGAGCTAAAGTTGTTGTTGATAGGATCACTGGACGGCCCAAAGGATATGGTTTCGTGCGTTTTGGAGATCTGAATGAGCAGGCACGTGCTATGACCGAGATGAATGGAATGAATTTATCTACAAGGCAAATGAGGATTGGTGCTGCAGCTAACAAGAAGAATACGGATGCTCAGCAGACATATGCAACTAATG GAGCATACCAGAGCTCTCAAGGAAATTCTTCAGAGAATGATCCAAACAATACAACA GTCTTTGTGGGTGGGTTAGATTCCAATGTAAATGAAGAGTATCTAAGGCAAATTTTTACTCCGTACGGAGAAATTTCCTATGTGAAGATTCCTGTAGGCAAGCATTGTGGATTTGTTCAATTTACCAGCAG GTCATGTGCTGAGGAAGCCATCCAAATGCTGAATGGGAGTCAGATTGGTGGGCAGAAAGTTCGGCTTTCATGGGGCCGTAGTCCTCAAAACAGACAG GCTTCTCAGCAAGATGCCAACAGCCAGTATAATGGGAACAGCTATTATGGATACCAACAGCAGGGTTATGAAGGTTATGGCTATGCTGCACCCAATACACAAGACCCAAGCATGCAGAACTACTATGGATACCCTGGTTATGGTAActatgagcagcagcagcagcagcctccaccagcacaggagcagcagcagcagcctccacctcCACAGCAG TGA